From the Euphorbia lathyris chromosome 6, ddEupLath1.1, whole genome shotgun sequence genome, one window contains:
- the LOC136233201 gene encoding F-box protein SKIP14 — protein MNLENSHFQGMKEAKLEVCSGVSSNDIADCLPVDPFGINIASSATTIDCLPVDPFGINISSSVTTIDCLPVDPFGMEIMPSGMVINCLPVDPFGSDINSRVTAIKDWLQEFDEDFESNFSKYGIDEAEKDTVRDGLLAGLDLFFNSAMKLQPEKGNLSLDAMLIRNHRADRFFDDHELTSGSFDPKDYIGNLVLGDKVKEVQEGGDPHDGLFYVLSYLGVDSLLVVERVCKSLRDAVRGDSLLWRSIHVDHPLNLKLTDEALVKLTTRAQGTLQCLSLVECIKITDNGLKQVLDSNPSLTKLGVPRCVRLSIDGILSNMRLLKSSGTLKIKQLRIGGIFCVTKEQFEELKFILDADDDRQLKVSRPCYYHLGQLYVSLDDDRAIDIEMCPKCQKVRLVYDCPAKGCQGKDTSQELCRACTLCIARCIYCGCCVDDSNYEETFCLDFLCVVCFKSLLSYEEKP, from the exons ATGAATTTGGAGAATTCCCACTTTCAAGGAATGAAAGAAGCTAAATTAGAAGTTTGTAGCGGAGTTAGTTCTAATGATATTGCTGATTGTTTGCCGGTGGATCCCTTTGGTATAAACATAGCGTCCTCGGCAACAACTATTGATTGCTTACCTGTGGATCCCTTTGGTATAAACATATCTTCCTCGGTAACCACCATTGATTGCTTGCCCGTGGATCCTTTTGGTATGGAAATAATGCCATCAGGCATGGTAATCAATTGTTTGCCTGTAGATCCTTTTGGTTCGGACATTAATTCCAGAGTCACAGCAATCAAGGATTGGCTTCAAGAATTTGATGAGGATTTTGAGTCCAATTTTAGTAAGTATGGGATTGATGAAGCTGAAAAAGATACTGTTCGTGATGGATTATTAGCAGGTCTTGATTTGTTTTTTAATAGTGCCATGAAGTTGCAGCCAGAAAAGGGTAATCTGAGTCTTGATGCAATGTTGATTCGAAATCACAGAGCTGACAGATTTTTTGATGATCATGAATTGACCAGTGGTAGTTTTGATCCCAAAGACTATATAGGCAATCTGGTTCTTGGTGATAAGGTGAAGGAAGTGCAAGAAGGAGGCGATCCTCATGATGGTTTGTTTTATGTCTTAAGTTATCTAGGAGTTGATTCCCTTCTTGTGGTTGAAAGGGTCTGCAAGTCGTTGCGTGATGCTGTTAGAGGTGATTCTCTCTTGTGGAGGAGTATTCACGTAGACCATCCATTAAACTTGAAACTTACTGATGAAGCTCTTGTCAAGTTAACAACTAGAGCTCAAGGCACTTTGCAATGCTTGAGTCTTGTGGAGTGCATTAAAATTACTGACAATGGATTGAAGCAAGTGCTTGATAGTAACCCAAGTTTAACAAAG TTGGGTGTACCGCGCTGTGTGAGACTCAGTATTGACGGCATTTTGTCTAACATGAGGCTTCTCAAGTCTTCAGGAACCTTGAAAATTAAGCAATTAAGAATTGGTGGGATATTTTGTGTGACAAAGGAGCAGTTTGAAGAGTTGAAGTTCATACTTGATGCAGATGATGATAGGCAACTGAAAGTCAGTCGACCGTGCTATTATCATTTGGGACAGTTGTACGTCTCTTTAGATGATGATCGAGCCATTGACATTGAGATGTGTCCTAAATGTCAGAAAGTGAGGTTGGTTTATGATTGCCCAGCAAAAGGTTGCCAAGGGAAAGATACATCACAAGAGCTATGCAGGGCTTGCACTTTATGCATAGCACGTTGCATATATTGTGGGTGTTGTGTTGACGATTCTAATTATGAGGAGACCTTCTGTCTAGATTTTCTTTGTGTAGTTTGCTTTAAGAGCCTACTGAGTTATGAAGAGAAGCCATAA